aatttgacttaatttcgtaatttttgcatatttatttattcttcacCAACTATTaaaaacttcaaaatatatatatgaaagtgTTAATATTCCAACAGTGAACTGATGTATTGCATAACCACTCATTTATCTTACTAGCTTTTAGCTGCATCATATGTTTTAATTTGACACCATATATTTctaattagtgatttaaatattaatatgttttctcataatttttatcCTTGCCATCTTCTTTATGTTCTACATCACCATTATTGTTATCATTGCTTCCATTGTCACCCCCTTTTATCTACATCATCACCTACAATATCTCTATCTCCATGGTCGCCTCTAGATTCTCTTTGGTTGTCTTCATGTACCATTCCTCCAAAATCTCCTCCATAGTCACCAAGATCCCCTTCTCTAGATTCGCCTTCGTCGTCTCTATCTCCGTCTCCATCTCCATCGTCACCTTTAGATTCTCCTTGGTCGTCTCCAGGTTCAGTTTCTTCAGAATCTCCTCCATTGTTACTAGTATCTTCAGGAACTTCTCCAGATTCTCCTTCAGGAGTTCCTCTTCCATATTCTCCTTCATCACCTTCCGGAATGCCTTCCTCTAATCCTTCATCACCTTCGGAACTTTCATCCTCTTGATTCCCAGCATCTTCTAAATCAGTCGGAAATTTTTTCATTTGATGATTAGAAGCCACCATTTTACCATGAAAATCTGCATCTAATATAGTACTTTGCTTGGCAAGCTTAGCATCTTCTTCCCTATCTTCTTTTTGGAGTAAAGACTTTCTCCCATCAACttcaagagaaagaagaaagatggaaagAATGGCAAGAACCTGCAACTTCATTTCAACAAACAAAACTTTGAAGTTGAAGTCTCTTTGTTATGTAATTGAAGCTTAATttctttggtatttatagggattTAAGTACTTACTAGTAATGGTGGAATTTAATGCCACTAAGTAATGGGGATTTAGTGGAATTCCCACcattaaatttaatcttatattCCTATTATTTGTAAGTGGTGATGTACAAAAgatatcatttttatattttgtggtcacatttttaattttaatgcaAAGTTTTTTAATTGAGTTCACTAATGAATTGATTTTTGTTTCGGCACAACACAATTGGGACCTCCTATTACCATAGAGATAGTACATGCCAATTACTACTAAGTTACTataacaaaattagaatttcatGACATTTAAAATCTGTCACAATTAAAATTTGTGACACTTATTATATGTCATTATATCCCTTATAAAGATATGAGTATTAAtgacaattttgaaaaatgttataattagaCTTTTACTGACAATTATAAACTGTCACTATAAGTTTGCTCTTGACAAGTTCCCAATGtcattaattaattcaaaattggcTTAGTTATGTAAAGTTTTAGGTGCGATAGTTATCAAATGCCAACAAAGAATATGTAgcgacattttttttattgtcaagaatatttgaacaatgatttttttttattttttattattgtcaAGTATATCTGGACCATGACAAGTGTTCTATGCCAACCAACTAATATTCTATCATGATACATTTTTGTTGTCCCTGAATTTCATATTTGAACActtttatattatcaataaaatacatttttttgttatttcttcaAACCCTATCCTTACACATATTCCTTCCATAATCAACTAATCCTATTTAcacataaaaaaattaacaaacatAAAggacttatatatataaaatgataaaGTTGATACAAAAAGATTGACTAATAACTATTGATAAAGGTTTTACAAGAAGATAGCTAATGGCAAGGATGAACAGCCTACTCAACAAGTGATGAGGCATCATAAGGACACTGAGCTCACTGCCACCGTGGCCGCTCTCTCTCTTTAACAAATTCTGATTGCAACGGTCGTCCTTCACCTGCAAAAGAAAGATTcgattattttattcttttgtcCATAT
The nucleotide sequence above comes from Benincasa hispida cultivar B227 chromosome 3, ASM972705v1, whole genome shotgun sequence. Encoded proteins:
- the LOC120073653 gene encoding spore wall protein 2-like, which gives rise to MKLQVLAILSIFLLSLEVDGRKSLLQKEDREEDAKLAKQSTILDADFHGKMVASNHQMKKFPTDLEDAGNQEDESSEGDEGLEEGIPEGDEGEYGRGTPEGESGEVPEDTSNNGGDSEETEPGDDQGESKGDDGDGDGDRDDEGESREGDLGDYGGDFGGMVHEDNQRESRGDHGDRDIVGDDVDKRG